One region of Nitrosopumilaceae archaeon genomic DNA includes:
- the hflX gene encoding GTPase HflX: protein MKDSAILITYDRADDVKEALALCDTAGYQVIKIIKHKYLNKSKYGLGEGKVEELKEFVSSKKPDVIIFDEILKPSQNYNLASKLKTNILDREALILEIFERNATSAESKLQIKMAELRYEMSRAKEKVRLAKMGEQPGFMGIGKFEVDVYTNDIKNRMTNIKSKLVKAGKQRALHRQGRDRVGFKIISLAGYTSAGKTTLFNTLTGETREENPKLFTTLSTTTRKIKITENDVLISDTVGFISNLPAYMIEAFKSTLEELTYTNAVILVIDISDPTLELQKKFRSCMRVLEELGVDYNKIIFALNKSDLTSHDEILSKVDILGLKENKKWLYISAVTGKNLDQLKELLSLVLKNEPVIKKKNEIIKKEIEINYED, encoded by the coding sequence ATGAAAGATTCTGCAATTCTTATTACATATGACAGAGCAGATGACGTAAAGGAAGCACTTGCTCTCTGTGATACAGCAGGATATCAGGTTATTAAAATAATCAAACACAAATATCTTAACAAGTCAAAATACGGTCTTGGAGAAGGCAAGGTTGAAGAATTAAAAGAATTTGTTAGTTCAAAAAAACCGGATGTCATCATATTTGATGAAATACTCAAACCCAGTCAGAATTATAATCTAGCATCGAAGTTAAAGACAAACATTTTGGACAGAGAAGCTTTGATTCTTGAAATATTTGAGCGTAATGCAACAAGTGCAGAATCGAAATTACAAATAAAGATGGCAGAATTAAGATATGAAATGTCACGAGCAAAAGAAAAAGTACGATTGGCAAAGATGGGAGAACAACCAGGATTCATGGGAATTGGTAAATTCGAAGTAGATGTCTATACTAATGACATAAAAAATAGAATGACCAACATTAAATCCAAACTTGTAAAAGCTGGAAAACAACGCGCGTTACACAGACAGGGTAGAGACAGAGTTGGATTCAAGATAATTTCTTTAGCTGGTTACACATCAGCTGGAAAGACAACTCTTTTTAATACATTAACGGGTGAAACACGAGAAGAAAATCCAAAGCTATTCACAACTCTTTCTACAACAACACGAAAAATAAAGATCACCGAAAATGATGTTTTAATTTCAGATACTGTTGGATTCATTAGTAATCTTCCTGCATATATGATAGAGGCTTTCAAATCAACACTTGAAGAGCTTACCTACACTAATGCAGTAATACTTGTAATTGATATAAGCGATCCAACTTTGGAATTACAAAAGAAATTTAGAAGTTGTATGCGGGTATTAGAAGAACTTGGTGTAGATTATAACAAGATAATTTTCGCATTAAACAAATCAGACTTGACATCACATGATGAAATTCTGTCAAAAGTTGACATTCTTGGATTAAAAGAAAACAAAAAATGGCTATACATCTCAGCAGTAACTGGCAAAAACTTAGATCAATTAAAGGAACTTTTGTCACTTGTTTTAAAAAATGAACCTGTGATAAAGAAAAAAAATGAAATCATAAAAAAAGAAATTGAGATAAATTATGAAGATTGA
- a CDS encoding tRNA (cytidine(56)-2'-O)-methyltransferase: protein MKIEILRIGQRLVRDDRVTTHVALVSRAFGATKIIMQEVNPDIKDTISEINRIWGGDFEVEIIDNWKKMLKSKKNQSFKIVHLTMYGEIINSVIDEIRKEEQILVVVGAEKVPREVYDIADYNVAIGNQPHSEISALAVLLDRVLDGKQFLKKHVNAQREIIPMKKGKKVLDKTID, encoded by the coding sequence ATGAAGATTGAAATTCTAAGAATAGGTCAGAGACTTGTACGCGACGATAGAGTAACAACGCATGTCGCTCTTGTTTCAAGAGCCTTTGGAGCAACAAAAATCATAATGCAAGAAGTCAATCCTGATATCAAAGATACAATATCAGAAATCAATAGAATTTGGGGAGGTGATTTTGAAGTCGAAATAATAGATAATTGGAAAAAAATGTTGAAATCAAAAAAGAATCAATCTTTCAAAATTGTACACTTAACCATGTATGGTGAAATCATTAATTCTGTTATAGATGAGATCAGAAAAGAGGAGCAAATTCTTGTTGTTGTTGGGGCAGAAAAGGTACCTAGGGAAGTATACGATATTGCAGATTATAATGTGGCAATAGGTAATCAACCTCATTCTGAAATAAGTGCACTAGCAGTTTTACTTGATAGAGTCTTAGATGGTAAGCAGTTCTTAAAAAAACATGTAAATGCACAACGAGAAATTATTCCTATGAAAAAGGGAAAAAAAGTATTAGATAAAACAATTGATTAA
- a CDS encoding transcription factor, translating into MTNEHEDPFIKITALIGGDEYLKVARSLLNTEDATDEEIASSTGLRINIVRKVLYDLFGKALITGIRVKDEKKGWFVYRWRARKDEVDNFIENQKKKIVERLQQRLDYENSAEFYHCGTEDCQKLTFEKALDLSFKCPTCGKLVNITKNEKLKKSLQAKVDQLREDLKH; encoded by the coding sequence ATGACTAATGAACACGAGGATCCTTTTATAAAAATAACTGCTTTAATTGGCGGTGACGAATATCTAAAAGTCGCACGTTCTCTTTTGAATACGGAAGATGCTACAGATGAAGAAATTGCAAGTTCTACCGGTCTTAGAATTAACATAGTAAGAAAGGTGCTGTACGATCTTTTTGGAAAAGCTCTAATAACTGGCATTAGAGTGAAGGACGAGAAAAAAGGCTGGTTTGTTTACAGGTGGAGAGCAAGAAAAGATGAGGTTGATAATTTTATTGAAAATCAGAAAAAGAAAATCGTTGAGAGATTGCAACAAAGACTAGATTATGAAAACTCGGCTGAATTCTATCATTGTGGAACAGAAGATTGTCAAAAGTTGACATTTGAGAAGGCGTTGGATCTATCTTTTAAATGTCCAACATGCGGAAAGCTTGTAAACATAACTAAAAATGAAAAGCTGAAGAAATCATTACAAGCTAAAGTAGATCAACTACGAGAAGATCTTAAACATTAA
- a CDS encoding 2,5-diamino-6-(ribosylamino)-4(3H)-pyrimidinone 5'-phosphate reductase — translation MVKSRPRVILSAAMSMDGKIATRTGNSKLSSKEDLIRVHKLRASVDAILIGKHTVVIDDPLLTVKHVKGKNPIRIILDSTGSIKSTSKIIKTCKTIPTIIAVSKKITQKNIIRLEREGLDVIKCGQNKINLKKLLHILKKKNIKSLLVEGGGLTNWSFIKGGFVDEIIVTITPYVLGGSNAISLFQGKGSDKISNAPLLTLKKISRMKNELVLHYTI, via the coding sequence ATGGTAAAATCTAGACCACGTGTAATACTTAGTGCGGCAATGAGTATGGATGGAAAAATAGCAACAAGAACAGGTAACTCTAAACTCTCTTCAAAAGAAGATCTGATTCGAGTTCACAAGCTTAGGGCAAGTGTAGATGCAATACTCATAGGAAAACATACTGTGGTAATTGATGATCCCCTATTGACAGTAAAGCATGTGAAAGGAAAGAATCCCATACGTATAATTTTGGATTCTACGGGCTCAATAAAGTCCACTTCAAAAATAATTAAAACTTGTAAAACAATCCCGACAATAATAGCAGTATCAAAAAAAATAACTCAAAAAAATATTATTCGTTTAGAAAGAGAAGGACTTGATGTAATAAAATGTGGACAAAATAAAATTAATCTTAAAAAACTATTACACATCTTAAAAAAGAAGAACATAAAGAGTCTTCTTGTAGAAGGAGGTGGACTAACTAATTGGTCTTTCATAAAAGGTGGGTTTGTTGATGAGATCATTGTTACAATTACTCCGTACGTTCTAGGAGGTAGTAATGCAATTTCGTTATTTCAAGGAAAAGGATCTGATAAAATTTCAAATGCACCTTTGTTAACACTAAAGAAAATCAGTAGAATGAAAAATGAACTTGTATTACATTATACAATTTAA
- a CDS encoding amidohydrolase family protein encodes MLIKNVSILYGNDLDYINSTNIRISGQFVKAIGTNLKPDKKEDVYDCEGLLMIPGFINAHTHVGDSIGKDIGLDFGVEEKIHPIIGIKQKILTNSTTSHLASFIRNSCISMIKKGITTFVDFREGDLDGIELLRNAIKGLPIRSIILGRINYYQDLKSIKKNTLLPELKKMELSDLLKKCDGIGVSGPNEFSDSVLKFYSQMSKIRAIHSAETLESGMISKKITAKTETQRALLLKPNFLVHMTHASKKDLILASKNEASIVVCPRANAALAEGIPDVNLMMKSGCNLTIGTDNVMINSPDMFREMDYLWKVSMGLQETRLDPKSILKMATVNAAKMLRQKNMGTIQSNSLADCIFINKHAIDLEPMHNPHASIVHRASETTIKAIMFGGKIVDGKI; translated from the coding sequence ATGCTGATAAAAAATGTTAGTATTCTTTACGGAAATGATTTAGATTACATTAATAGTACAAATATTCGAATTTCTGGCCAATTTGTAAAAGCAATAGGCACTAACCTAAAACCAGACAAAAAAGAAGACGTCTATGATTGTGAAGGACTACTCATGATTCCTGGATTTATTAATGCACATACTCATGTTGGTGATTCAATAGGAAAAGATATTGGTCTAGATTTTGGAGTAGAAGAAAAAATTCACCCAATTATAGGTATTAAACAAAAAATTCTGACAAATTCTACAACATCACATCTAGCAAGTTTTATCAGAAATTCCTGCATTTCAATGATAAAAAAGGGAATTACAACTTTTGTTGATTTTAGAGAAGGGGATTTAGATGGAATTGAACTTTTACGGAATGCGATCAAAGGACTTCCAATTAGATCCATAATTCTTGGCAGAATAAATTACTACCAAGATTTAAAATCAATTAAAAAAAATACTTTATTACCCGAATTAAAAAAGATGGAGCTTAGCGATCTATTAAAGAAATGTGATGGAATTGGTGTAAGTGGTCCCAATGAGTTTAGTGATTCTGTATTAAAATTTTATTCTCAAATGTCAAAAATTAGGGCTATTCACTCAGCTGAAACATTAGAAAGCGGTATGATTTCTAAAAAGATAACTGCAAAAACTGAAACTCAACGTGCTTTATTGCTTAAACCGAATTTTCTAGTTCATATGACACATGCATCAAAAAAAGATCTAATACTTGCATCAAAAAATGAAGCCAGCATTGTTGTGTGTCCACGTGCAAATGCTGCACTTGCTGAAGGAATTCCTGACGTGAATCTGATGATGAAAAGTGGTTGCAATTTAACCATAGGAACAGATAATGTGATGATAAACTCGCCTGACATGTTTAGAGAAATGGACTATCTCTGGAAAGTCTCTATGGGATTACAAGAAACTAGACTAGATCCGAAATCTATACTCAAAATGGCTACGGTAAATGCCGCAAAAATGCTTAGACAAAAGAACATGGGTACCATCCAATCTAACAGCTTGGCTGATTGCATTTTTATCAATAAACATGCTATTGATTTAGAACCAATGCATAATCCTCATGCTTCTATTGTGCATAGAGCATCTGAAACAACCATAAAAGCAATAATGTTTGGAGGCAAAATAGTAGATGGTAAAATCTAG
- a CDS encoding GTP cyclohydrolase IIa, whose translation MIQLTIIKITGYGPWTLTLGSDREHKLQMLQSSIYNEIQNLFSEKNCLVFSNRFDELFAVTNGLSLDDHIEIQKKLAKSFDLQLSMTIGYGDSPFEANLNADKARKSKIILEKEHNIFGYVDGKAEQLVQIMHMDVDGSTSISAKKSPYEISSLMFKLYSEMSEFFLTKNCLTFFMGGDNFMIVTSGDGKDYAVKFLNLMEEKHGIALNCGIGTANTAREAAKLATKSLDTIRELRDSGKNQQRVLELTC comes from the coding sequence ATGATCCAACTTACCATAATCAAAATCACAGGATATGGTCCGTGGACACTTACCTTGGGCAGCGATAGAGAACACAAATTACAGATGCTTCAATCTTCCATTTATAACGAAATACAAAACCTTTTTTCAGAAAAAAACTGTCTTGTATTTTCTAATAGATTTGATGAGCTTTTTGCAGTTACAAATGGTTTGTCTCTAGATGATCATATTGAAATTCAAAAAAAATTGGCAAAATCATTTGATCTACAACTTTCTATGACTATAGGATATGGCGATTCTCCATTTGAAGCTAATCTAAATGCAGACAAAGCAAGAAAATCTAAAATAATCTTAGAGAAGGAACATAACATTTTTGGTTATGTAGATGGTAAGGCAGAACAATTAGTGCAGATAATGCATATGGATGTAGATGGTTCTACATCCATTTCAGCAAAAAAATCACCGTATGAGATTTCATCGCTTATGTTTAAATTATATTCTGAAATGTCAGAATTTTTCTTAACAAAAAACTGCCTTACATTCTTTATGGGTGGGGACAACTTTATGATAGTTACTTCAGGTGATGGAAAGGATTATGCTGTAAAATTCTTGAATTTGATGGAAGAAAAACATGGTATTGCATTAAACTGTGGAATTGGAACTGCAAATACTGCACGAGAAGCTGCTAAACTTGCAACAAAATCTCTTGATACTATTAGAGAACTCAGAGATTCCGGTAAAAATCAGCAACGAGTACTTGAACTAACATGCTGA
- the ribH gene encoding 6,7-dimethyl-8-ribityllumazine synthase: protein MNIAIVVSEFNDEITSKMLDVAVEKAKDLKLNIKFTCRVPGVFDMPIVIDSLLKKKEVDAVVTLGAVIKGQTKHDELITNATVRAITDLSIKYQKPVTLGITGPGMSDRQAQARIRPVAERAVEAVEKIAEQLRKI from the coding sequence TTGAACATTGCAATTGTTGTTTCAGAATTTAATGATGAAATTACTTCCAAAATGCTTGATGTAGCAGTTGAAAAAGCAAAAGATCTCAAACTAAATATAAAATTCACTTGCAGAGTTCCGGGCGTATTTGATATGCCAATTGTAATTGATTCCTTGTTGAAAAAAAAGGAAGTAGATGCAGTAGTTACACTTGGAGCCGTAATAAAAGGACAAACAAAACATGATGAACTTATTACAAATGCTACGGTTAGAGCCATAACCGATCTTTCTATAAAATACCAAAAACCAGTAACTTTAGGTATAACAGGCCCAGGCATGTCAGATAGGCAAGCACAGGCACGAATAAGACCTGTAGCAGAGAGAGCAGTAGAAGCTGTAGAAAAGATAGCTGAACAGTTAAGGAAGATATGA
- the ribB gene encoding 3,4-dihydroxy-2-butanone-4-phosphate synthase — MSFEEAISSLRKGGFVLLHDANKRENEVDMVVAAEFVTPEHISRMRQDAGGLICLSIDHSFAKTLGLNYMHDILSNAQNIDNQSKKMIMGTAPYGDKPSFSISINHTQTYTGITDRDRALTINEMANLYKNTNGNKKEIFISSFKTPGHVPLLIASERLLSDRLGHTEMSIYMTNLAGLCPAAAICEMLDSETHTALSIEKAKKYAKENTIPYFDGNELVKFTKEH; from the coding sequence ATGTCCTTTGAAGAGGCAATTTCATCCCTACGTAAAGGTGGGTTCGTTTTACTTCATGATGCAAACAAGCGTGAAAATGAGGTAGATATGGTAGTTGCAGCAGAATTTGTGACACCAGAACATATCTCAAGAATGCGTCAAGATGCTGGTGGTCTGATATGCTTATCCATAGATCATTCTTTTGCAAAAACTCTTGGACTAAATTATATGCATGATATACTTTCTAATGCACAAAATATAGATAATCAATCAAAAAAAATGATTATGGGAACTGCACCATACGGTGACAAGCCATCTTTTTCTATCTCTATAAATCATACACAAACATATACTGGTATAACGGATCGTGATAGAGCGTTAACCATAAACGAAATGGCAAATCTTTACAAAAATACAAATGGAAACAAAAAAGAAATTTTTATTTCTTCATTTAAGACACCAGGTCATGTGCCTCTTTTGATTGCATCGGAAAGATTGTTATCAGATAGGTTAGGTCATACTGAAATGTCCATCTATATGACTAATCTTGCTGGTTTATGTCCTGCTGCAGCAATATGTGAAATGCTTGATTCTGAAACACATACAGCGCTTTCAATTGAAAAAGCCAAAAAATATGCAAAAGAAAATACAATTCCTTATTTTGATGGTAATGAGCTTGTAAAATTTACTAAGGAGCACTAA
- a CDS encoding riboflavin synthase — translation MFTGIIEGRGIVTKFAIKTQNRSAAKITIDLGNLTKGLRIGDSVAINGVCLTATHVSKKQTEFEMIGETLKKTNLGMIKSGDRVNIERSLKVGERMEGHFVLGHIDGTGKIIKIEKLSNEIKFWIELPKDLAKFVVKKGSITIDGISLTLVDVLKNKISICIIPHTLKITNLGSKKIGDKVNIETDILGKYVISKD, via the coding sequence GTGTTTACTGGTATAATTGAGGGACGGGGAATTGTTACGAAATTTGCTATTAAAACACAAAATCGTAGTGCAGCAAAAATAACAATAGATTTAGGAAATCTTACAAAAGGCCTTCGTATAGGTGATAGTGTTGCAATAAATGGAGTCTGCCTTACTGCTACACATGTTTCAAAAAAACAAACTGAATTTGAAATGATTGGTGAAACTTTGAAAAAAACAAATCTAGGAATGATAAAATCAGGAGACAGAGTAAACATTGAACGTAGCCTAAAAGTTGGTGAAAGAATGGAAGGCCATTTTGTGCTTGGACATATTGATGGTACTGGTAAAATTATAAAAATAGAAAAACTGTCAAATGAAATCAAATTCTGGATTGAACTTCCAAAAGACTTAGCTAAATTTGTAGTAAAAAAAGGATCAATTACAATTGATGGGATAAGCCTGACACTTGTTGATGTGCTCAAAAATAAAATTTCTATTTGTATAATTCCACATACACTGAAAATCACAAACCTTGGTTCAAAAAAAATTGGCGATAAAGTTAATATTGAAACTGACATACTAGGAAAATACGTAATTTCTAAAGATTAA
- a CDS encoding CoA ester lyase: MARLLRSLIFVPGNNSRFLEKAKTLSADIICFDLEDSVPNEEKESARNLIKEALSKRFEYKAEVYVRTNSPASGIIPQDLSKIIQKGIDGIVIPKVNNIAELKKIIKTLVSLEKKHKLKPIEIIPSIESAEGVVNTYSIASSSNRVSALVFGVFDLLNDLGIEYTKQPEGAKYARAKIPIDARAAGKHVIDAIWQDLNDENGLEEDCIIGRNLGYVGKSIIHPNQIPTAHKIFYPTQAEIEWAKKVCQAYIESTKKNKGATKVEGKMIDEVHFKRAKTLLESVNIPV; the protein is encoded by the coding sequence ATGGCAAGACTCTTACGCAGTCTTATTTTTGTACCCGGTAATAATTCTAGATTTTTAGAAAAGGCCAAAACTCTTTCAGCTGATATCATATGTTTTGATTTAGAAGATTCAGTCCCTAACGAAGAAAAAGAATCTGCTAGAAACCTAATCAAAGAAGCCCTCAGTAAACGTTTTGAATACAAAGCTGAAGTTTATGTAAGAACAAACTCACCTGCTTCTGGAATCATTCCACAAGATTTATCAAAGATAATTCAAAAAGGAATTGATGGTATAGTTATTCCCAAAGTAAACAACATAGCTGAATTAAAAAAAATCATAAAAACACTTGTTAGTTTAGAAAAAAAACATAAACTAAAACCAATTGAAATCATACCATCAATAGAATCTGCGGAAGGAGTTGTAAATACATATTCTATAGCGTCATCAAGTAATAGAGTATCTGCTCTTGTCTTTGGTGTGTTTGATTTACTAAACGATCTTGGTATTGAGTATACAAAACAACCAGAAGGTGCAAAATATGCAAGAGCAAAAATTCCTATAGATGCAAGAGCTGCAGGAAAACACGTGATAGATGCAATTTGGCAAGATCTTAATGATGAGAATGGTCTAGAAGAAGACTGTATAATTGGACGAAATCTTGGTTATGTAGGAAAAAGCATTATTCATCCTAATCAAATTCCTACAGCACATAAAATATTCTATCCAACTCAAGCAGAAATAGAGTGGGCAAAGAAGGTATGTCAGGCATATATAGAATCTACAAAGAAAAACAAAGGGGCAACTAAAGTAGAAGGAAAAATGATTGATGAAGTTCATTTCAAGAGAGCAAAAACATTACTTGAATCCGTAAACATCCCAGTCTAA
- a CDS encoding zinc-binding dehydrogenase, with translation MKAVVYEKYAPNDDYKSILQVKDVDDPKPKSNEVVFKVKSTALNYNDIWGMRGMPVPVPLPHISGSDAAGEVIAVGEDVKNFKVGDRVVSHSNMSCRVCEACTDGREFDCVQRTIWGFQTGPLWGAFSEITHLPEVNVAKIPDGVSFDEAAAASMTLLTAWHMLVGRAKIRPGQTVLIMGGGSGVGSFGIQIAKLYNCTVISTASGDKLDKLKQIGADFAVDHRKEDWSKEVRQIAKPFGGIDITFDHIGQTHWNAQLTLLKYGGTLVTCGATTGYDAKTDLRHIFFKGTNILGSTQGTKAELEQGLYWMGKKKIKATIDSVFSFENAAEAHTKMLTGKGLVGKILMKP, from the coding sequence ATGAAAGCAGTAGTTTATGAAAAGTATGCTCCAAATGATGATTACAAATCCATCTTACAAGTTAAAGATGTAGATGATCCAAAACCGAAATCAAACGAAGTAGTTTTCAAAGTAAAATCTACAGCATTAAATTATAATGATATTTGGGGAATGAGGGGAATGCCTGTTCCAGTACCATTACCTCATATTTCAGGTTCTGATGCAGCTGGTGAAGTAATTGCAGTTGGCGAAGACGTAAAGAATTTCAAAGTTGGAGATAGAGTTGTTTCACACTCTAACATGTCGTGTAGAGTATGTGAAGCATGTACTGATGGTCGTGAATTTGATTGTGTTCAAAGAACAATTTGGGGATTTCAAACAGGTCCATTATGGGGAGCTTTTTCAGAAATAACTCATCTTCCTGAAGTAAACGTTGCAAAAATTCCTGATGGTGTAAGCTTTGATGAAGCAGCAGCTGCATCGATGACATTACTAACAGCATGGCATATGTTGGTTGGAAGAGCAAAGATACGACCAGGACAAACTGTCTTAATTATGGGTGGTGGTTCTGGTGTTGGTAGCTTTGGAATACAAATTGCAAAACTCTACAATTGTACAGTAATTTCTACAGCGAGCGGAGACAAGTTAGACAAGCTAAAACAGATTGGCGCTGATTTTGCAGTAGATCACAGAAAAGAGGATTGGAGCAAAGAAGTCAGACAAATTGCAAAGCCATTTGGCGGCATAGATATTACATTTGATCACATTGGTCAAACTCATTGGAATGCACAACTTACCTTGTTAAAATATGGTGGAACGCTAGTAACATGTGGTGCAACCACAGGTTATGACGCAAAGACTGATTTACGACATATCTTCTTTAAGGGAACTAATATTCTTGGTTCAACACAAGGAACCAAAGCAGAATTAGAACAGGGTTTGTACTGGATGGGTAAAAAGAAAATCAAGGCTACAATAGATTCTGTGTTTAGCTTTGAAAATGCTGCCGAGGCTCATACAAAAATGTTAACGGGTAAAGGCCTTGTTGGCAAAATCTTAATGAAACCATAG
- a CDS encoding DNA-binding protein, translating into MSDPNQSDERRPSDAEVASMKDQALRTILSPQARLRLTNVRMVKPELASMVENYLIGMASQRKLNTQITDDQLKQILQSIQQPKRDFKINRL; encoded by the coding sequence ATGAGCGATCCAAATCAAAGTGATGAGAGAAGGCCCAGTGATGCAGAAGTTGCATCAATGAAGGATCAAGCACTTAGAACTATTCTCTCACCACAAGCAAGATTACGTTTAACTAATGTAAGAATGGTAAAACCAGAACTTGCTTCTATGGTTGAAAACTATCTTATCGGTATGGCATCACAGAGAAAATTAAATACACAAATTACAGACGATCAATTAAAACAAATTTTACAATCAATTCAACAACCGAAACGTGATTTTAAAATAAATCGCCTATAG
- a CDS encoding 30S ribosomal protein S19e codes for MAKAYDVPADVLINKLSEILKGEDIAIPTWVPFVKTGAHAEKPPQKNDWWYTRCASLLRKIYLHGPVGVKDLRGMYGGAKAVGYGGAHHRDAGGAIIRTAIHNLEKLGYLDKVEGKGRTVSHEGMKKIDRVSTEILNELITKNPSLKKYS; via the coding sequence ATGGCAAAGGCATATGATGTACCAGCAGATGTATTGATCAACAAATTATCGGAGATTCTAAAAGGAGAAGATATTGCTATCCCAACTTGGGTTCCATTTGTAAAAACAGGAGCACATGCAGAAAAGCCTCCACAAAAAAATGATTGGTGGTATACTAGATGTGCATCGCTTCTTAGGAAAATATATCTTCATGGTCCAGTAGGTGTAAAAGATTTGAGAGGAATGTATGGTGGAGCTAAAGCAGTAGGATATGGGGGAGCTCATCACAGAGATGCAGGTGGAGCAATAATTAGAACAGCTATTCACAATTTAGAAAAATTGGGATACCTTGACAAAGTAGAAGGAAAAGGTAGGACAGTTTCACATGAAGGAATGAAAAAAATTGACAGAGTATCTACTGAAATCTTAAACGAGTTAATTACAAAGAATCCAAGCTTAAAGAAATATTCCTAG
- a CDS encoding RNase P subunit produces the protein MSESKMYFKRTDIYLTNMKPALRQIALERMQILIKHAISNARTNPKLAQRQASIAKKLSTKYRIRMPYEIRINFCKKCKKFTAPGVNARIRIGRSSVKSIRITCGFCNHTYRKIIQKSITKGQ, from the coding sequence ATGAGCGAAAGCAAGATGTATTTTAAGAGAACTGATATTTATTTAACTAACATGAAGCCAGCACTACGACAAATAGCGTTAGAAAGGATGCAAATTCTAATTAAACATGCTATATCAAACGCACGAACAAATCCTAAACTAGCTCAGAGACAAGCTAGTATTGCAAAAAAACTAAGCACAAAATATCGAATTAGAATGCCATATGAAATACGAATTAATTTTTGTAAAAAATGTAAAAAATTCACTGCTCCTGGAGTAAATGCAAGAATTAGGATAGGAAGGTCATCTGTAAAATCAATTCGTATTACTTGTGGATTTTGTAATCACACCTATAGAAAGATCATCCAAAAATCAATTACAAAAGGTCAATGA
- a CDS encoding ribosome biogenesis protein, producing the protein MELVPKELQNHNSVIAYSKRVNKKPSEVILDVSWHFAAMKGIKNEIKRGRPDLIHFCLLEACSIPLYFENKLRIYVHTIDDKVIFLGENVRLPKSYHRFVGLIEKLYSTGIIEESGKKLLEIKKMDFGKLIDKIAPKEIIGLSEKGASSSYEKLAKTITKDSCIVIGGFPKGHFSDQIVKKINNLVSVDKNPLEAHVIISRILYEYEKELLCS; encoded by the coding sequence TTGGAATTAGTTCCAAAGGAGCTACAAAATCATAATTCTGTAATAGCATATAGTAAAAGGGTAAACAAAAAACCGTCCGAAGTAATTTTAGATGTATCTTGGCATTTTGCAGCAATGAAAGGGATCAAAAATGAGATAAAACGGGGTAGACCCGATTTAATTCATTTTTGTCTATTAGAAGCTTGTAGCATTCCATTATATTTTGAAAATAAGCTTAGAATCTATGTACATACAATAGATGATAAAGTAATTTTTTTGGGAGAGAATGTGCGTCTACCAAAATCTTATCATAGATTTGTTGGATTAATTGAAAAGCTATACTCCACTGGAATAATAGAAGAAAGTGGAAAGAAACTTTTAGAAATAAAAAAAATGGATTTTGGCAAATTAATTGACAAGATTGCCCCAAAAGAAATAATTGGTCTTTCTGAAAAAGGAGCTTCAAGTTCATATGAAAAACTTGCAAAAACAATCACTAAAGATTCATGTATTGTAATTGGGGGATTCCCTAAAGGCCATTTTTCAGATCAAATAGTAAAAAAGATCAACAATCTTGTTTCAGTAGATAAAAATCCTCTTGAAGCTCATGTAATCATTTCTCGTATATTATATGAATATGAAAAAGAATTATTATGTAGCTAA